One part of the Vicia villosa cultivar HV-30 ecotype Madison, WI linkage group LG6, Vvil1.0, whole genome shotgun sequence genome encodes these proteins:
- the LOC131612166 gene encoding uncharacterized protein LOC131612166 gives MSISSCVKPISLQLQFHPTTSCFHSHVSGTTTTTTSSLSLPPRSSPLLTQTTVFHSQPKPHLKRSSTTIRCSALTPELKSTLDKVVTSSKIVLFMKGTKDFPQCGFSNTVVQILKSMNASFETVNILDNDMVRQGLKEYSSWPTFPQLYIDGEFFGGCDITVEAYKNGELQELVEKAMCS, from the exons ATGTCTATCAGTTCGTGCGTTAAGCCAATTTCTTTGCAGCTACAATTCCACCCAACAACATCATGCTTCCACTCCCACGTTTctggaacaacaacaacaacaacctcgtCACTGTCTCTACCACCTCGTTCATCTCCTCTTCTCACTCAAACCACCGTTTTCCATTCCCAACCCAAACCACACCTCAAACGTTCTTCCACCACAATTCGCTGCTCTG CTTTGACTCCTGAATTGAAGAGCACGTTGGATAAAGTTGTTACTTCAAGCAAAATAGTTTTGTTTATGAAGGGTACTAAGGATTTTCCACAGTGTGGATTTTCTAATACAGTGGTGCAAATTTTGAAGTCTATGAATGCTTCTTTTGAAACTGTCAACATATTGGATAATGATATGGTGCGCCAGGGACTTAAGGAGTATAGCAGTTGGCCTACCTTTCCTCAGCTCTATATTGATGGAGAGTTTTTTGGTGGATGTGATATCACTGTTG AGGCATATAAGAATGGAGAATTACAGGAACTGGTGGAGAAGGCAATGTGCTCATGA
- the LOC131609681 gene encoding protein TRIGALACTOSYLDIACYLGLYCEROL 3, chloroplastic, with protein sequence MVSLSTNPFFHLTPQKNTPPSTRFHPTNNNANPLHNNNNNKHCNKIRRKVVCACIAPPRNFNSQDSSAIQFNGSSKSEQLNTIRDNDDDSDVLIECRDVYKSFGEKKILNGISFKIRHGEAVGIIGPSGTGKSTILKIIAGLLAPDKGEVYIRGRKRSGLISDDEISGLRIGLVFQSAALFDSLTVRENVGFLLYEHSSMPEEQISELVKETLAAVGLKGVEERLPSELSGGMKKRVALARSIICDTTKDSIEPEVLLYDEPTAGLDPIASTVVEDLIRSVHIKGRDALGKPGNITSYVVVTHQHSTIKRAIDRLLFLHKGKVVWEGMTNEFTTSTNPIVQQFASGSLDGPIKY encoded by the exons ATGGTTTCCCTCTCAACCAACCCTTTCTTTCACCTCACTCCACAAAAAAATACTCCCCCTTCTACTAGATTCCATCCCACAAACAACAACGCCAATCCActccataacaacaacaacaacaagcacTGTAATAAAATTCGCAGAAAAGTTGTTTGTGCTTGCATCGCTCCTCCACGTAATTTCAACTCCCAAGACTCTTCCGCCATTCAATTCAAT GGTTCATCCAAATCAGAACAGTTAAACACAATTCGGGATAATGACGATGATTCTGATGTTCTTATCGAGTGTAGAGACGTATACAAGTCTTTTGGGGAAAAGAAAATCTTAAATGGTATCAGCTTCAAG ATCAGGCATGGTGAAGCTGTTGGAATAATTGGTCCCTCTGGGACTGGCAAATCTACAATTTTGAAGATTATAGCGGGACTTCTTGCTCCGGACAAG GGAGAAGTTTATATTCGAGGTAGAAAGAGAAGTGGTTTGATAAGTGATGACGAGATATCGGGTCTTCGGATTGGATTA GTGTTCCAAAGTGCGGCACTTTTTGATTCTTTGACTGTTCGTGAAAATGTTGGTTTTCTCTT GTATGAACACTCAAGCATGCCTGAGGAACAGATATCAGAGCTTGTGAAGGAAACCTTGGCTGCAGTTGGTTTAAAG GGAGTTGAGGAGCGGCTTCCTTCTGAGTTATCAGGCGGAATGAAAAAGCGAGTTGCTTTAGCTCGATCTATTATTTGTGACACCACAAAGGATTCAATAGAACCAGAG GTGCTCTTATATGACGAGCCAACTGCTGGACTTGATCCCATCGCATCTACCGTTGTTGAAGATCTGATTCGCTCTGTCCACATAAAAGGACGAGATGCACTTGGAAAACCCGGTAATATTACATCTTATGTGGTTGTTACTCACCAACACAGTACCATTAAAAGAGCCATTGATAG GTTGTTATTTTTACACAAGGGAAAGGTTGTTTGGGAAGGAATGACTAACGAATTTACTACTTCAACTAATCCAATTGTTCAGCAG TTTGCATCCGGGAGCCTAGATGGTCCTATCAAATATTAG
- the LOC131614473 gene encoding uncharacterized protein LOC131614473 translates to MSNLCVMCNGDGESVLHLLVLCPFAKTVWQHVCSWASIVPFQAVSLIDHMLLFSASVERRVPANKRLLLWLAAIWAIWGRRNAAIFKNEDAVAVEVFDQIRLSSWHWQIIDGEKRWKQDESTIREVRN, encoded by the exons ATGTCAAATTTATGTGTTATGTGTAATGGTGATGGAGAATCGGTACTACACCTTCTAGTGTTGTGCCCTTTTGCAAAAACCGTATGGCAGCATGTGTGTTCATGGGCTAGTATTGTCCCCTTTCAAGCAGTTTCTCTTATTGATCATATGTTGCTTTTTTCTGCATCTGTCGAGAGGAGAGTCCCGGCGAATAAGAGGCTGTTGTTGTGGTTGGCAGCTATTTGGGCGATATGGGGTAGGCGTAATGCAGCAATTTTCAAAAACGAGGATGCAGTTGCTGTAGAGGTGTTTGATCAGATTCGGCTATCTTCGTGGCATTGGCAGATTATAG ATGGTGAGAAACGTTGGAAGCAAGATGAGTCAACAATCCGTGAAGTTCGAAATTAG
- the LOC131612167 gene encoding flavin mononucleotide hydrolase 1, chloroplatic-like: MKTIAKMVLPSVGVQFTPFSIHKTHTTRPTTRHSLSNSTINMSSSFPKNTNRKLPILLFDIMDFVRDPFYKHIPSFFGMSFNELIDSKHPTAWFQFEKGLIDEMELARIFFKDGRDLDLEGLKTCLRNGYSYIEGIEQLLLALKKNNFEMHAFTNYPIWYQLVEDKLKLSKYLSWTFCSCAHGKRKPDIEFYIEVLKHLKVDPAYCIFIDDRPTNVEAATEVGIKGVHFKNVDLLWEELSLMGIDISIDEDQ, encoded by the exons ATGAAAACAATAGCAAAAATGGTGTTACCAAGTGTTGGAGTACAATTCACTCCATTCTCAATCCACAAAACACATACAACACGACCAACAACAAGACATTCACTTTCAAATTCAACCATAAACAtgtcatcatcatttcccaaaaACACAAACAGAAAACTTCCAATTCTTCTATTCGATATCATGGACTTTGTCCGCGACCCTTTCTACAAACACATCCCTTCTTTCTTCGGTATGTCTTTCAACGAACTCATAGATTCCAAACACCCGACCGCGTGGTTTCAATTCGAAAAGGGTCTCATTGATGAG ATGGAGCTAGCAAGAATTTTTTTCAAGGATGGAAGGGATTTGGACTTAGAAG GCCTTAAAACATGTTTGAGAAATGGATATTCATACATAGAAGGGATTGAACAATTGCTTCTAGCCTTAAAGAAAAATAACTTTGAAATGCATGCTTTTACTAATTATCCTATATG GTACCAATTGGTCGAAGACAAGTTAAAGCTATCAAAATATTTATCTTGGACATTTTGTTCTTGTGCACATG GAAAAAGGAAACCAGATATTGAATTCTATATAGAAGTTTTGAAGCATCTTAAAGTTGATCCAGCATATTGTATTTTCATAGATGACAG GCCAACAAATGTGGAGGCAGCAACTGAAGTTGGGATCAAGGGAGTCCATTTCAAGAATGTTGATTTACTTTGGGAAGAACTGTCATTGATGGGGATTGACATTTCAATAGATGAAgatcaataa
- the LOC131609679 gene encoding uncharacterized protein LOC131609679: MGCPSNSITYNGTFCACSPGYVLNVVAKTCNLFEADSTITTDSGVDYYAFKLPETLSGFDNIKKFTQSQAVFLEATLVMLLSWLLFCFFLRFMSLGDGRGVWFKLRWFISRLDVCFATRHWLDDKKVVTKRKTELGGAFSIASWILFIGLFAALLYQIISKRSIEVHNVRATSASELTSFLNDMEFNITTVSSMSCANLRDLGNLVSGNPGFIDERVVSLSTLANYSCHNSSKGPTIALKCKGCKLVSDHMYISWRFVDLPNSPATAVGYEFHLSATDSAKKHVSFVNGTLKNGSTFDDRPVTFRGRQSNILKFNLFPRIYHNLHDLKLIQPLFHEFLPGSVFRDTNQLRTSLENSVDGLVNTTLYINFLSAYVVEVDKENILGPVSFLADLGGLYCISIGIFFYLLIQCEYRVKKLRNEDSVLQSIRNRRKAQDNWAKLRKYVKYTYGCPTMDADEYDKSKNEPCCDGLMLHSVRGSGSSRKRRQQSRASSVNLYKKPSLPASKTLSSKPLESTNDSTLHYENTARLQSVGSSRDFPSSQPRESSIIDDNFIPPPPSLECKSGSEMDMSDVQKNLENLYEYNAMLRERLLAAQSLLHSSQIKSNGT, encoded by the exons ATGGGTTGTCCTTCAAATTCCATCACCTACAATGGTACCTTTTGTGCCTGTTCACCTGGCTATGTTCTCAACGTTGTGGCTAAGACTTGCAACCTCTTTGAGGCAGATTCAACTATAACCACAGATTCTGGTGTTGACTACTATGCTTTTAAACTCCCAGAGACACTTTCTGGCTTTGATAACATCAAGAAGTTTACACAATCACAAGCTGTGTTCTTGGAAGCCACGCTTGTTATGCTTCTCTCTTGGCTTCTGTTTTGCTTTTTTCTTAGGTTCATGAGCCTTGGTGATGGCCGTGGTGTTTGGTTCAAACTTAGGTGGTTTATTAGTAGGTTGGATGTTTGCTTTGCTACCAGACATTGGTTG GATGATAAAAAAGTAGTAACCAAACGCAAAACTGAACTTGGTGGAGCTTTCTCCATAGCAAGTTGGATACTATTTATCGGTTTATTTGCTGC GTTGTTGTACCAGATCATATCGAAGAGATCGATTGAGGTTCATAATGTAAGAGCAACAAGTGCGTCAGAGTTAACCTCATTTCTCAATGATATGGAGTTTAATATAACAACTGTATCTAGTATGAGCTGTGCAAATCTACGTGATCTCGGTAATTTAGTTTCGGGGAATCCAGGCTTTATTGACGAAAGAGTTGTTTCACTGTCAACTTTAGCAAACTACTCATGTCACAACTCGAGCAAGGGACCAACCATAGCACTCAAGTGTAAAGGTTGCAAGCTCGTCTCCGATCACATGTACATTTCGTGGCGATTTGTTGATCTACCAAATAGTCCTGCCACTGCTGTTGGTTACGAATTCCATCTCTCTGCAACGGATAGTGCTAAAAAACACGTTAGTTTTGTTAATGGAACACTAAAGAACGGAAGCACTTTTGATGATAGACCAGTTACATTCAGAGGGAGacaatcaaatattttgaaattcaatCTTTTTCCTCGAATATACCATAATTTACACGATCTAAAGCTCATTCAGCCTTTGTTTCACGAGTTCCTCCCTGGTTCAGTTTTCCGCGATACAAATCAACTTCGAACGTCCCTTGAAAATTCTGTTGATGGACTAGTCAACACAACATTGTATATCAATTTTCTCTCTGCTTATGTTGTGGAGGTTGATAAAGAGAATATTTTGGGTCCTG TGAGCTTCCTTGCAGACCTTGGTGGCCTGTATTGCATTAGCATAGGCATCTTTTTCTATCTATTGATACAG TGCGAATACAGGGTAAAGAAGCTCAGAAATGAGGACAGTGTTTTGCAGTCAATTAGAAATCGGCGTAAAGCTCAAGATAATTGGGCCAAA TTGAGGAAATACGTAAAGTACACCTACGGCTGTCCGACAATGGATGCTGACGAATATGATAAATCTAAAAATGAACCTTGTTGCGATGGGTTAATGTTGCATTCAGTTCGTGGCAGTGGATCATCACGTAAGCGAAGGCAGCAGAGCAGAGCAAGTTCTGTAAATTTGTACAAGAAACCGAGTTTACCTGCCAGCAAG ACATTGAGCAGCAAACCGCTTGAATCTACAAATGATTCAACACTGCATTATGAAAATACGGCAAGGCTGCAGAGTGTTGGTTCAAGCAGAGATTTCCCATCATCTCAACCTCGAGAATCGTCTATTATTGATGATAACTTTATTCCACCTCCACCTTCACTAG AATGCAAGAGTGGTTCTGAAATGGACATGTCTGATGTTCAGAAGAATCTCGAAAATTTGTACGAGTATAATGCTATGTTAAGGGAGAGATTATTAGCTGCACAGTCTTTGCTCCACTCTTCTCAAATAAAAAGCAATGGAACTTAG